The Brassica napus cultivar Da-Ae chromosome C7, Da-Ae, whole genome shotgun sequence genome has a segment encoding these proteins:
- the LOC106407320 gene encoding COP9 signalosome complex subunit 6b isoform X1: protein MAPSSSSGLTFKLHPLVMLNISDHFTRVKTQLNPPSSSCAPGNIPAAVGATFPQNFRVYGCVIGAQRGRTVEIFNSFELVFDPTTDSLDGAFLEKKQELYQKVFPGFYVLGWYSTGSEANESDMHIHKALMDINESPVYVLLNPAINHAQKDLPVTIYESEFHVIDGIPQSIFVDASYTIETVEAERISVDHVAHLKPSDGGSAATQLAAHLTGIHSAIKMLNSRIRVLFQYLVAMQKGDIPCDDSLLRQAASLLRSLPAAHSEKFNDNFLMEYNDKLLMSYLAIITNCTRGDCFLLQKRTHIYCLTSILLSSPSFKPFLHCFLIFTSILPSQRSNSVSDLLVQLYHKTRSWQSFILHTPSVPLHPNRMKNRLETIPP from the exons ATGGCGCCTTCTTCCTCAAGCGGCCTCACCTTCAAGCTCCACCCCTTAGTGATGCTTAACATCTCCGATCACTTCACTAGGGTCAAGACTCAGCTCAACCCTCCATCCTCCTCCTGCGCCCCCGGTAATATCCCCGCCGCTGTCGGCGCGACGTTTCCGCAGAACTTTAGGGTTTACGGCTGCGTGATCGGTGCACAGAGAGGCCGAACGGTTGAGATCTTCAATAGCTTCGAGCTCGTGTTCGATCCCACCACCGATTCACTCGATGGAGCCTTCCTCGAGAAGAAGCAAGAGCTCT ATCAGAAGGTGTTCCCTGGATTCTACGTATTGGGATGGTACTCTACGGGAAGCGAGGCTAATGAATCTGATATGCATATCCACAAAGCT CTGATGGACATTAATGAATCTCCGGTTTATGTTCTTCTGAATCCGGCTATCAATCACGCACAAAAGGATCTCCCTGTGACTATCTATGAAAGTG AGTTCCATGTCATTGATGGGATTCCGCAGTCTATTTTCGTGGATGCAAGCTACACTATTGAG ACCGTGGAAGCTGAAAGAATATCGGTGGATCATGTTGCACATCTTAAGCCATCCGATGGAGGCTCAGCAGCGACCCAGT TGGCTGCTCATCTTACTGGCATACACAGTGCAATCAAGATGCTCAATAGCAGAATCAGAGTGCTCTTTCAGTATCTTGTAGCTATGCAGAAAG GTGATATTCCCTGCGACGACTCACTTCTGAGGCAAGCAGCTAGTCTGCTCAGAAGTTTGCCTGCTGCACACTCAGAAAAGTTTAATGATAATTTCCTGATG GAGTACAACGACAAATTGCTGATGTCTTACCTAGCAATAATCACAAACTGTACCAG AGGGGACTGCTTCCTATTACAAAAAAGAACTCATATCTATTGCTTAACTTCTATACTCCTTTCTTCACCTTCTTTTAAACCATTCCTCCATTGCTTTCTCATATTTACCTCCATTCTTCCTTCTCAAAGAAGTAATTCTGTTTCTGACCTGCTTGTCCAACTTTATCATAAGACTAGAAGTTGGCAGAGCTTTATCCTCCACACGCCTAGTGTTCCTCTCCATCCAAATCGCATGAAGAACAGATTGGAAACAATACCTCCATAA
- the LOC106407320 gene encoding COP9 signalosome complex subunit 6b isoform X2 produces MAPSSSSGLTFKLHPLVMLNISDHFTRVKTQLNPPSSSCAPGNIPAAVGATFPQNFRVYGCVIGAQRGRTVEIFNSFELVFDPTTDSLDGAFLEKKQELYQKVFPGFYVLGWYSTGSEANESDMHIHKALMDINESPVYVLLNPAINHAQKDLPVTIYESEFHVIDGIPQSIFVDASYTIETVEAERISVDHVAHLKPSDGGSAATQLAAHLTGIHSAIKMLNSRIRVLFQYLVAMQKGDIPCDDSLLRQAASLLRSLPAAHSEKFNDNFLMEYNDKLLMSYLAIITNCTSNMNEVVDKVKTAYAKKSRTGGSRIPFM; encoded by the exons ATGGCGCCTTCTTCCTCAAGCGGCCTCACCTTCAAGCTCCACCCCTTAGTGATGCTTAACATCTCCGATCACTTCACTAGGGTCAAGACTCAGCTCAACCCTCCATCCTCCTCCTGCGCCCCCGGTAATATCCCCGCCGCTGTCGGCGCGACGTTTCCGCAGAACTTTAGGGTTTACGGCTGCGTGATCGGTGCACAGAGAGGCCGAACGGTTGAGATCTTCAATAGCTTCGAGCTCGTGTTCGATCCCACCACCGATTCACTCGATGGAGCCTTCCTCGAGAAGAAGCAAGAGCTCT ATCAGAAGGTGTTCCCTGGATTCTACGTATTGGGATGGTACTCTACGGGAAGCGAGGCTAATGAATCTGATATGCATATCCACAAAGCT CTGATGGACATTAATGAATCTCCGGTTTATGTTCTTCTGAATCCGGCTATCAATCACGCACAAAAGGATCTCCCTGTGACTATCTATGAAAGTG AGTTCCATGTCATTGATGGGATTCCGCAGTCTATTTTCGTGGATGCAAGCTACACTATTGAG ACCGTGGAAGCTGAAAGAATATCGGTGGATCATGTTGCACATCTTAAGCCATCCGATGGAGGCTCAGCAGCGACCCAGT TGGCTGCTCATCTTACTGGCATACACAGTGCAATCAAGATGCTCAATAGCAGAATCAGAGTGCTCTTTCAGTATCTTGTAGCTATGCAGAAAG GTGATATTCCCTGCGACGACTCACTTCTGAGGCAAGCAGCTAGTCTGCTCAGAAGTTTGCCTGCTGCACACTCAGAAAAGTTTAATGATAATTTCCTGATG GAGTACAACGACAAATTGCTGATGTCTTACCTAGCAATAATCACAAACTGTACCAG